In the Hordeum vulgare subsp. vulgare chromosome 7H, MorexV3_pseudomolecules_assembly, whole genome shotgun sequence genome, one interval contains:
- the LOC123410814 gene encoding 1,4-alpha-glucan-branching enzyme 3, chloroplastic/amyloplastic isoform X2: MASCPLFLLAPQPPPLLVAARHCRSPLAGSAHPLTSCRHPRLRRRQSCRCSSSPSSSSSSSSGPRERSPRPRQQKQRTEQRPGRGSSAVDPVGFLVKTGVSDRAFAQFLRDRHKALKDRRWELYSRFIDLKEGSSGYELLGMHRHRQHRVDFMDWAPGARYCSLIGDFNQWSATENCAREGHLGHDDFGYWFVILEDKLREGQEPDEYFFQEYNYVDDYDKGDNGVDAKDLIRRMNEEYWEPGELKSRMSRWETVAKLYEQMFGPNGPQTEEELGEIPDAETRYKNWKATQKDESSSSSPSYDIIDTGQEFDIFNFVTDRASFEKFQAKATPLAYWVEMRKGRKAWIEKYVPAISHKDKYRIYFNTPDGALERVPAWATYVLPDAEGMQSYAVHWEPPPEEIYKWRFGRPKVKGSLRIYECHVGISGSEQKISSFQEFTSNVLPHIKDAGYNAVQIIGVVEHKDYSSVGYKVTNYFAVSSRFGTPDDFKKLVDEAHGLGLLVLIDIVHSYASADEMVGLSLFDGSNDCYFHSGKRGHHKYWGTRMFKYDDVDVLHFLLSNLSWWVTEYKIDGFQFHSLSSMLYTHNGFSTFTGAIEEYCNQYVDKDALIYIILANEMLHELHPDIITIAEDATYYPGLCEPTTQGGLGFDYWANLSIPEMWLWHLENVPEREWSMNKIMKVLISSNHHMLSYVENHNQSISGRKSFAEIILNTGMCSSGSVDDNLIFKASSLLKLPLREMPRMSDLINMEPASLYMIFS, encoded by the exons ATGGCGTCTTGCCCTCTGTTCCTCCTAGCCCCACAACCTCCTCCTCTGCTCGTCGCCGCCCGCCACTGCCGCTCGCCTCTCGCTGGCAGCGCACACCCCCTAACCAGCTGCCGTCACCCCCGCCTCCGCCGCCGGCAGAGCTGCCGCTGCTCCTCGTCCccctcttcttcgtcttcatcctcctCCGGGCCCCGCGAGCGCTCGCCTCGGCCTCGGCAGCAGAAGCAGCGAACGGAGCAGCGGCCCGGCCGCGGCAGCAGCGCCGTGGACCCCGTGGGCTTCCTCGTCAAAACTGGCGTCTCCGACCGCGCATTCGCCCAGTTCCTCCGCGACCG GCACAAGGCCTTGAAGGACCGCAGATGGGAGCTGTACTCTCGGTTTATTGATCTAAAAGAGGGCTCCTCTGG GTACGAGTTATTGGGAATGCACCGCCACCGGCAGCATCGTGTGGATTTCATGGACTGGGCACCAG GTGCTCGGTATTGTTCTCTGATTGGTGATTTTAATCAATGGTCGGCAACTGAAAACTGTGCACGAGAAGGCCATCTGGGACATGATGATTTCGGGTATTGGTTTGTGATACTTGAAGATAAGCTCAGAGAAGGGCAAGAACCAGATGAATACTTTTTCCAGGAGTACAATTATGTGGATGATTATGATAAAGGTGACAATGGTGTTGATGCTAAAGATTTAATCCGTAGAATGAATGAAGAGTATTGGGAACCTGGAGAACTAAAGTCACGCATGTCTCGGTGGGAAACAGTTGCAAAGCTATACGAGCAGATGTTTGGCCCAAATGGTCCGCAGACAGAAGAAGAGCTAGGTGAAATACCTGATGCTGAAACCAGATATAAAAACTGGAAAGCCACTCAGAAGGATGAGTCATCCAGTTCATCGCCTTCCTATGATATCATTGATACGGGGCAGGAGTTTGACATTTTCAATTTTGTAACTGATCGAGCATCATTTGAAAAGTTTCAAGCAAAGGCAACTCCTCTTGCTTACTGGGTTGAAATGAGGAAAGGAAGAAAAGCCTGGATAGAGAAATATGTTCCAGCAATTTCTCATAAAGACAAGTACAGGATTTATTTTAATACTCCTGATGGTGCTTTAGAACGCGTGCCTGCTTGGGCAACTTATGTTCTTCCAG ACGCGGAGGGGATGCAATCCTATGCAGTACATTGGGAGCCTCCTCCAGAAGAAATTTACAAATGGAGATTTGGACGACCGAAAGTGAAAGGTTCACTTAGGATATATGAATGCCATGTTGGAATAAGTGGATCTGAGCAAAAGATATCATCGTTTCAAGAGTTCACATCCAAC GTACTACCTCACATAAAAGATGCTGGATATAATGCTGTTCAAATAATTGGAGTCGTGGAGCACAAGGATTACTCCTCCGTTGGCTATAAG GTCACAAATTATTTTGCAGTCAGTAGCAGATTTGGCACCCCAGACGACTTCAAGAAACTAGTGGACGAGGCACACG GCCTTGGGTTACTGGTTCTTATTGATATTGTCCACTCCTATGCATCAGCAGACGAAATGGTTGGCTTATCCCTTTTTGATGGCTCTAATGATTGTTACTTCCACAGCG GGAAAAGAGGGCATCACAAATACTGGGGCACTAGAATGTTCAaatatgatgatgttgatgttctGCACTTCTTGCTGTCTAATTTAAGTTG GTGGGTCACTGAATACAAGATTGATGGATTCCAGTTTCACTCACTCTCTTCTATGTTATATACCCACAATGGGTTTTCTACATTTACTGGTGCCATAGAAGA GTATTGCAATCAATACGTTGACAAGGATGCGTTGATATACATAATTCTAGCAAATGAGATGTTACATGAACTCCATCCAGATATTATAACAATAGCAGAGGAT GCAACGTATTATCCTGGGTTGTGTGAACCAACCACCCAAGGTGGATTAGGATTTGACTACTGGGCCAATCTTTCTATTCCAGAAATGTGGTTGTGGCATCTTGAAAATGTTCCAGAGCGAGAATGGAGCATGAACAAG ATTATGAAAGTATTGATAAGCAGCAACCATCATATGCTATCTTACGTTGAAAATCACAACCAG